A single genomic interval of Dysidea avara chromosome 6, odDysAvar1.4, whole genome shotgun sequence harbors:
- the LOC136257909 gene encoding uncharacterized protein isoform X2, translating into MADLPTNVDDPFGHVEEEHKKRLPTKEECKLLRNSIIDGDMEVVTRLSNDGVDMDAIIHEDLWRTPLHAAAEHGHDTIVKKLISLRANIECVDIKSFTPLHLAAGHGHSDVATSLLTANANVNCRNVNNFTPLHLASQEGNAMVVTMLLSNSDNTEIECRTIKYCTPLYLAAGKGHNEVVKVLLLSNADVNCLCIDQCTPLHIAVEEGHLMVVKTLLEFSVKLDCVDVNNITPLQIAVENEQSDIVKCLVEDGNVDLTKFDQNFQEQVADLLQFQAVLEKSKTEVHKESPQMHSRSATHTSVAIPKSIFHQHLSSYTENMTLEEVNKGYIDGSLPIVDPRVVLLGCEGSGKTSLIDTFVGKSFQDTPATEGADQMEISVTTAANWELMDEKQKIYDLKKQMLLESEFFLSIRECCRSLDIPQSVSSTQPACIQPQCPVSPSTATVATPTPSMSSELSASSTKKGAMAESPKLLHAHAGQHHVFSSTKKKLAFISWKEFQELRAMTEKYDPKKKYIHLWDFAGQQIFQHTHGLFVSEEVVCLIVFNAGRSLYEVPGRRYPNDVTPAKSAIKVICYWMELISSRISRRSTDGDDLSILLPTFILVGTHIDELDPDIEKAAELAFQIIVPVLIKELASKPFARHIAGSKHNNLFAKDSSSIFFLSSKDEKRNSAVIYKLKRAVMRAASITRKVRPIRYVKMERKLMLLAFQDKMYVIDKSLAREVAESCGITCTDKKLVHMLHHFHQKGILLHFHSVPALSSMIILSPQWLAKLLTYVLTTLKCQLVGPPLALFVEKLEKTGLLEQELLEWSVQQFSKDEIARGHKMLDLPGLSVAELLINFKLMVDVSNTSLVGRKPRGPGKHLFLVPHLLPAEYLVYSTVFGYYFFYYFPAKFIPEHLVDQLIVKCAEWNGNKQYDMLKLTYQWVCMELGKRQIYELEPKFDHHVISLKIIPEPYLLPVEKERAFVDSNELVRLVQKFIDDLMRQHMTATFMKAPVVCYIPCSQCMKMHLKVDKATESSTIYCPVNRVHADITDYHRILTAHLKKPVKQSDQDPTIVAPLALSNLQEPLKSLNDHNLLSTSNEQVLKNANASQQVFTESVDNLQCSSDQLVQTTTVTTLPPRITEQVPKMKILHKMVIPKISNEWKTVADFLELELSVVNNIQEKCINDSAKCCEEMLREWLMSDHGLQPKTWSALITSLKEIKQLSKVSKEIEQELKGEIHVCSASTKDSKGGEISSDHHYTATPGKYAKEDESSDRHPSATQCSKVSSNHTFNTDPDELKTLSADAHIHSTEDMHPPSDVMENQKDQFVLSSYNLSPNIHTTSKITEQEPKMKQLHKHVIPKVAADWRTVAEFLELETSTIDHVEERFRSDPTRCCGEVFRKWLKSEETLGPKTWSTLITTLREIDQLKTITEQISHDLKVYITTMNDEVQCKKTVSLDESSHDSPISERDHHIMQQSSQDEQFMKHTKTKILSDTNLDNNEKSVKDETTHVIMDQKPKMKELNNIVVPKIAADWRRFADSLEFESWVIKTIDVKYRNYPEECCEEVLRDWLSLDHGVGPRTWSTLLRALKETRGCAAVTELIETEINRLSF; encoded by the exons AACAACTTCACTCCACTGCACTTAGCTAGTCAGGAAGGGAATGCTATGGTGGTTACAATGCTGCTGAGTAATAGTGATAATACAGAGATTGAATGTAGAACAATT AAATATTGTACACCCTTGTACCTTGCTGCTGGAAAAGGCCATAATGAAGTGGTGAAGGTGTTGCTGCTATCAAATGCTGATGTGAATTGCCTTTGTATT GACCAGTGTACTCCACTGCATATTGCTGTAGAGGAAGGTCACCTAATGGTGGTGAAAACATTACTGGAATTCAGTGTGAAGCTTGATTGTGTGGATGTG AACAACATTACTCCCTTGCAAATTGCTGTTGAAAATGAGCAGAGTGATATTGTGAAATGCCTTGTAGAAGATGGTAATGTTGATTTAACTAAATTTGATCAG AATTTTCAAGAACAAGTTGCTGATCTCCTACAGTTCCAAGCAGTTCTTGAAAAAAGCAAGACCGAGGTACATAAAGAATCACCACAGATGCACAGTAGATCTGCTACACATACATCAGTTGCCATACCAAAGTCCATATTTCACCAGCATCTTAGCTCTTACACTGAAAACATGACATTAGAAGAAGTTAATAAAGGATACATAGATGGCTCATTACCAATTGTAGATCCACGTGTGGTGCTTCTTGGTTGTGAAGGATCTGGGAAAACATCTCTGATTGACACTTTTGTAGGGAAAAGTTTTCAAGACACTCCTGCAACTGAGGGTGCAGATCAGATGGAGATCAGCGTTACAACAGCTGCCAACTGGGAGCTCATGGATGAAAAACAAAAAATTTATGACCTCAAAAAGCAAATGCTGTTAGAATCAGAGTTCTTTTTATCAATTAGGGAATGTTGTCGTTCTCTTGATATTCCTCAGTCAGTTTCTTCTACTCAGCCTGCCTGTATTCAGCCACAGTGTCCAGTCTCTCCTTCTACTGCTACTGTGGCCACTCCAACACCCAGTATGTCTTCAGAATTATCAGCATCTTCAACCAAAAAAGGAGCAATGGCAGAGTCCCCTAAATTATTACACGCTCATGCTGGTCAGCACCATGTTTTCAGCAGTACAAAGAAGAAACTTGCCTTTATCTCCTGGAAGGAGTTTCAAGAATTGAGAGCTATGACAGAGAAGTATGACCCAAAAAAGAAGTACATTCATTTGTGGGACTTTGCTGGTCAACAGATCTTTCAACATACCCATGGCTTGTTTGTTTCAGAGGAAGTGGTGTGTTTGATAGTATTCAATGCAGGCAGGTCACTGTATGAGGTACCAGGACGACGTTACCCCAATGATGTCACTCCAGCCAAATCAGCAATCAAGGTTATATGCTACTGGATGGAATTGATCAGTTCTCGCATTAGCAGGAGAAGCACTGATGGAGATGACTTGTCAATATTGTTACCAACATTCATTTTAGTTGGTACTCACATTGATGAGCTAGATCCTGACATTGAAAAGGCTGCAGAATTGGCTTTTCAAATTATTGTACCAGTTCTAATCAAGGAGTTAGCATCTAAGCCATTTGCTAGGCACATTGCAGGGTCTAAACACAACAACCTATTTGCAAAGGATTCTTCTTCGATATTCTTTTTAAGCAGCAAGGATGAAAAGCGAAACTCAGCAGTTATCTATAAGCTTAAAAGAGCAGTAATGAGAGCAGCCTCCATCACCAGGAAAGTCCGTCCCATTCGATATGTCAAAATGGAAAGGAAATTGATGCTTCTGGCTTTCCAGGATAAAATGTATGTCATTGACAAATCACTGGCAAGGGAGGTTGCTGAGAGTTGTGGCATTACCTGCACTGATAAGAAGCTTGTTCACATGCTGCATCATTTTCATCAGAAAGGTATCCTTCTTCACTTCCACAGTGTTCCTGCTCTGTCCAGCATGATAATACTCTCCCCACAATGGTTGGCCAAGCTCCTAACATATGTTTTGACCACTCTGAAGTGTCAACTTGTTGGTCCACCACTTGCACTCTTCGTGGAAAAGCTTGAGAAAACAGGATTACTTGAACAAGAGCTGTTGGAATGGAGTGTGCAGCAGTTTTCCAAAGATGAAATAGCTAGAGGGCATAAAATGTTGGATTTACCTGGCCTGAGTGTTGCAGAGCTACTGATCAACTTCAAGCTGATGGTTGATGTTAGCAATACTTCACTGGTTGGCCGAAAACCCAGAGGACCGGGCAAGCATTTGTTTTTGGTGCCCCATCTGTTGCCTGCAGAATATCTTGTTTATTCCACAGTTTTTggttattactttttttactaTTTCCCAGCTAAATTTATTCCAGAACACTTGGTTGATCAACTGATTGTGAAGTGTGCTGAATGGAATGGGAACAAACAGTATGACATGCTCAA gtTGACATACCAGTGGGTGTGCATGGAGCTGGGAAAGCGTCAAATATATGAGCTAGAACCCAAATTTGACCATCACGTCATAAGTCTGAAAATTATCCCTGAGCCATATCTTCTTCCAGTAGAGAAAGAAAGAGCTTTTGTTGACAGCAATGAGCTTGTCAGATTAGTTCAGAAGTTCATTGATGATCTAATGAGACAACACATGACTGCTACCTTCATGAAGGCTCCAGTGGTTTGCTATATACCATGTTCACAGTGCATGAAGATGCACTTGAAAGTGGACAAGGCAACTGAGAGCAGCACCATATACTGTCCAGTGAACCGTGTCCATGCTGACATTACTGATTACCATAGAATCTTGACAG CTCACCTGAAGAAACCTGTAAAACAAAGTGATCAAGATCCTACTATTGTAGCCCCCCTAGCACTTAGCAATCTTCAAGAACCTTTAAAGAGCTTAAACGATCATAATTTGTTGTCAA CTTCAAATGAACAAGTATTGAAGAATGCTAATGCTTCTCAGCAAGTATTCACAGAATCTGTTGACAATCTCCAATGTTCATCAG atcAGCTTGTCCAAACTACTACTGTTACTACTCTCCCTCCTAGGATCACTGAACAAG TGCCAAAAATGAAGATTCTACACAAAATGGTAATTCCAAAGATTTCAAATGAATGGAAGACAGTAGCAGATTTCCTTGAACTTGAGCTTTCAGTAGTAAACAACATCCAAGAGAAGTGTATAAATGACTCAGCTAAATGCTGTGAAGAGATGCTAAGGGAATGGCTAATGAGTGACCATGGACTGCAACCAAAGACTTGGTCTGCCCTGATCACAAGTTTGAAAGAGATTAAACAACTGTCAAAAGTCAGCAAAGAAATTGAACAGGAGTTGAAAG GTGAAATACATGTATGTTCAGCTTCCACTAAGGACTCTAAAGGAGGAGAGATTTCTAGTGACCACCACTACACAG CAACTCCTGGGAAGTATGCAAAGGAAGATGAAAGTTCAGACAGGCATCCCTCTGCCACACAGTGTTCCAAAGTGAGCAGTAATCATACTTTCAACACTGATCCAG ATGAACTCAAAACTTTAAGTGCTGATGCACATATTCACAGCACAGAGGATATGCATCCACCATCAGACGTGATGGAGAATCAAAAAG ACCAGTTTGTCCTGTCATCCTACAACTTGTCTCCAAACATTCACACTACTAGCAAAATTACAGAGCAAG AGCCAAAAATGAAGCAACTTCACAAGCATGTGATCCCAAAGGTTGCAGCAGATTGGAGAACTGTTGCAGAGTTTCTAGAGTTGGAGACCTCAACAATTGATCATGTGGAAGAGAGGTTTAGAAGTGATCCAACAAGATGTTGTGGAGAGGTTTTTAGAAAATGGTTGAAGAGTGAGGAAACACTGGGACCAAAAACCTGGTCTACACTGATAACCACTTTAAGAGAGATTGACCAACTAAAAACAATTACAGAGCAAATTTCTCATGATCTGAAAGTTTATA TAACAACAATGAATGATGAGGTGCAGTGCAAGAAGACAGTTTCTCTGGATGAAAGTTCTCATGATAGTCCAATAAGTGAAAGAGATCACCATATAATGCAGCAAT CTTCCCAAGATGAGCAGTTTatgaaacacacaaaaacaaaaatcCTCAGCGATACTAATCTAG ATAATAATGAAAAGTCTGTAAAGGATGAAACCACACATGTTATAATGGATCAAA AACCAAAAATGAAAGAACTCAACAACATTGTTGTTCCAAAAATTGCTGCAGATTGGAGAAGATTTGCTGATTCCCTTGAGTTTGAGAGCTGGGTAATAAAGACTATTGATGTCAAATACAGGAACTACCCAGAAGAGTGCTGTGAAGAAGTACTAAGAGACTGGCTGTCTCTTGATCATGGTGTAGGACCTAGAACTTGGTCCACACTATTAAGAGCTCTTAAAGAAACCAGAGGTTGTGCAGCTGTCACTGAACTGATTGAAACTGAAATCAATAGACTATCTTTTTAG
- the LOC136257909 gene encoding uncharacterized protein isoform X3 yields MVVTMLLSNSDNTEIECRTIKYCTPLYLAAGKGHNEVVKVLLLSNADVNCLCIDQCTPLHIAVEEGHLMVVKTLLEFSVKLDCVDVNNITPLQIAVENEQSDIVKCLVEDGNVDLTKFDQNFQEQVADLLQFQAVLEKSKTEVHKESPQMHSRSATHTSVAIPKSIFHQHLSSYTENMTLEEVNKGYIDGSLPIVDPRVVLLGCEGSGKTSLIDTFVGKSFQDTPATEGADQMEISVTTAANWELMDEKQKIYDLKKQMLLESEFFLSIRECCRSLDIPQSVSSTQPACIQPQCPVSPSTATVATPTPSMSSELSASSTKKGAMAESPKLLHAHAGQHHVFSSTKKKLAFISWKEFQELRAMTEKYDPKKKYIHLWDFAGQQIFQHTHGLFVSEEVVCLIVFNAGRSLYEVPGRRYPNDVTPAKSAIKVICYWMELISSRISRRSTDGDDLSILLPTFILVGTHIDELDPDIEKAAELAFQIIVPVLIKELASKPFARHIAGSKHNNLFAKDSSSIFFLSSKDEKRNSAVIYKLKRAVMRAASITRKVRPIRYVKMERKLMLLAFQDKMYVIDKSLAREVAESCGITCTDKKLVHMLHHFHQKGILLHFHSVPALSSMIILSPQWLAKLLTYVLTTLKCQLVGPPLALFVEKLEKTGLLEQELLEWSVQQFSKDEIARGHKMLDLPGLSVAELLINFKLMVDVSNTSLVGRKPRGPGKHLFLVPHLLPAEYLVYSTVFGYYFFYYFPAKFIPEHLVDQLIVKCAEWNGNKQYDMLKLTYQWVCMELGKRQIYELEPKFDHHVISLKIIPEPYLLPVEKERAFVDSNELVRLVQKFIDDLMRQHMTATFMKAPVVCYIPCSQCMKMHLKVDKATESSTIYCPVNRVHADITDYHRILTAHLKKPVKQSDQDPTIVAPLALSNLQEPLKSLNDHNLLSTSNEQVLKNANASQQVFTESVDNLQCSSDQLVQTTTVTTLPPRITEQVPKMKILHKMVIPKISNEWKTVADFLELELSVVNNIQEKCINDSAKCCEEMLREWLMSDHGLQPKTWSALITSLKEIKQLSKVSKEIEQELKGEIHVCSASTKDSKGGEISSDHHYTATPGKYAKEDESSDRHPSATQCSKVSSNHTFNTDPDELKTLSADAHIHSTEDMHPPSDVMENQKDQFVLSSYNLSPNIHTTSKITEQEPKMKQLHKHVIPKVAADWRTVAEFLELETSTIDHVEERFRSDPTRCCGEVFRKWLKSEETLGPKTWSTLITTLREIDQLKTITEQISHDLKVYITTMNDEVQCKKTVSLDESSHDSPISERDHHIMQQCNASQDEQFMKHTKTKILSDTNLDNNEKSVKDETTHVIMDQKPKMKELNNIVVPKIAADWRRFADSLEFESWVIKTIDVKYRNYPEECCEEVLRDWLSLDHGVGPRTWSTLLRALKETRGCAAVTELIETEINRLSF; encoded by the exons ATGGTGGTTACAATGCTGCTGAGTAATAGTGATAATACAGAGATTGAATGTAGAACAATT AAATATTGTACACCCTTGTACCTTGCTGCTGGAAAAGGCCATAATGAAGTGGTGAAGGTGTTGCTGCTATCAAATGCTGATGTGAATTGCCTTTGTATT GACCAGTGTACTCCACTGCATATTGCTGTAGAGGAAGGTCACCTAATGGTGGTGAAAACATTACTGGAATTCAGTGTGAAGCTTGATTGTGTGGATGTG AACAACATTACTCCCTTGCAAATTGCTGTTGAAAATGAGCAGAGTGATATTGTGAAATGCCTTGTAGAAGATGGTAATGTTGATTTAACTAAATTTGATCAG AATTTTCAAGAACAAGTTGCTGATCTCCTACAGTTCCAAGCAGTTCTTGAAAAAAGCAAGACCGAGGTACATAAAGAATCACCACAGATGCACAGTAGATCTGCTACACATACATCAGTTGCCATACCAAAGTCCATATTTCACCAGCATCTTAGCTCTTACACTGAAAACATGACATTAGAAGAAGTTAATAAAGGATACATAGATGGCTCATTACCAATTGTAGATCCACGTGTGGTGCTTCTTGGTTGTGAAGGATCTGGGAAAACATCTCTGATTGACACTTTTGTAGGGAAAAGTTTTCAAGACACTCCTGCAACTGAGGGTGCAGATCAGATGGAGATCAGCGTTACAACAGCTGCCAACTGGGAGCTCATGGATGAAAAACAAAAAATTTATGACCTCAAAAAGCAAATGCTGTTAGAATCAGAGTTCTTTTTATCAATTAGGGAATGTTGTCGTTCTCTTGATATTCCTCAGTCAGTTTCTTCTACTCAGCCTGCCTGTATTCAGCCACAGTGTCCAGTCTCTCCTTCTACTGCTACTGTGGCCACTCCAACACCCAGTATGTCTTCAGAATTATCAGCATCTTCAACCAAAAAAGGAGCAATGGCAGAGTCCCCTAAATTATTACACGCTCATGCTGGTCAGCACCATGTTTTCAGCAGTACAAAGAAGAAACTTGCCTTTATCTCCTGGAAGGAGTTTCAAGAATTGAGAGCTATGACAGAGAAGTATGACCCAAAAAAGAAGTACATTCATTTGTGGGACTTTGCTGGTCAACAGATCTTTCAACATACCCATGGCTTGTTTGTTTCAGAGGAAGTGGTGTGTTTGATAGTATTCAATGCAGGCAGGTCACTGTATGAGGTACCAGGACGACGTTACCCCAATGATGTCACTCCAGCCAAATCAGCAATCAAGGTTATATGCTACTGGATGGAATTGATCAGTTCTCGCATTAGCAGGAGAAGCACTGATGGAGATGACTTGTCAATATTGTTACCAACATTCATTTTAGTTGGTACTCACATTGATGAGCTAGATCCTGACATTGAAAAGGCTGCAGAATTGGCTTTTCAAATTATTGTACCAGTTCTAATCAAGGAGTTAGCATCTAAGCCATTTGCTAGGCACATTGCAGGGTCTAAACACAACAACCTATTTGCAAAGGATTCTTCTTCGATATTCTTTTTAAGCAGCAAGGATGAAAAGCGAAACTCAGCAGTTATCTATAAGCTTAAAAGAGCAGTAATGAGAGCAGCCTCCATCACCAGGAAAGTCCGTCCCATTCGATATGTCAAAATGGAAAGGAAATTGATGCTTCTGGCTTTCCAGGATAAAATGTATGTCATTGACAAATCACTGGCAAGGGAGGTTGCTGAGAGTTGTGGCATTACCTGCACTGATAAGAAGCTTGTTCACATGCTGCATCATTTTCATCAGAAAGGTATCCTTCTTCACTTCCACAGTGTTCCTGCTCTGTCCAGCATGATAATACTCTCCCCACAATGGTTGGCCAAGCTCCTAACATATGTTTTGACCACTCTGAAGTGTCAACTTGTTGGTCCACCACTTGCACTCTTCGTGGAAAAGCTTGAGAAAACAGGATTACTTGAACAAGAGCTGTTGGAATGGAGTGTGCAGCAGTTTTCCAAAGATGAAATAGCTAGAGGGCATAAAATGTTGGATTTACCTGGCCTGAGTGTTGCAGAGCTACTGATCAACTTCAAGCTGATGGTTGATGTTAGCAATACTTCACTGGTTGGCCGAAAACCCAGAGGACCGGGCAAGCATTTGTTTTTGGTGCCCCATCTGTTGCCTGCAGAATATCTTGTTTATTCCACAGTTTTTggttattactttttttactaTTTCCCAGCTAAATTTATTCCAGAACACTTGGTTGATCAACTGATTGTGAAGTGTGCTGAATGGAATGGGAACAAACAGTATGACATGCTCAA gtTGACATACCAGTGGGTGTGCATGGAGCTGGGAAAGCGTCAAATATATGAGCTAGAACCCAAATTTGACCATCACGTCATAAGTCTGAAAATTATCCCTGAGCCATATCTTCTTCCAGTAGAGAAAGAAAGAGCTTTTGTTGACAGCAATGAGCTTGTCAGATTAGTTCAGAAGTTCATTGATGATCTAATGAGACAACACATGACTGCTACCTTCATGAAGGCTCCAGTGGTTTGCTATATACCATGTTCACAGTGCATGAAGATGCACTTGAAAGTGGACAAGGCAACTGAGAGCAGCACCATATACTGTCCAGTGAACCGTGTCCATGCTGACATTACTGATTACCATAGAATCTTGACAG CTCACCTGAAGAAACCTGTAAAACAAAGTGATCAAGATCCTACTATTGTAGCCCCCCTAGCACTTAGCAATCTTCAAGAACCTTTAAAGAGCTTAAACGATCATAATTTGTTGTCAA CTTCAAATGAACAAGTATTGAAGAATGCTAATGCTTCTCAGCAAGTATTCACAGAATCTGTTGACAATCTCCAATGTTCATCAG atcAGCTTGTCCAAACTACTACTGTTACTACTCTCCCTCCTAGGATCACTGAACAAG TGCCAAAAATGAAGATTCTACACAAAATGGTAATTCCAAAGATTTCAAATGAATGGAAGACAGTAGCAGATTTCCTTGAACTTGAGCTTTCAGTAGTAAACAACATCCAAGAGAAGTGTATAAATGACTCAGCTAAATGCTGTGAAGAGATGCTAAGGGAATGGCTAATGAGTGACCATGGACTGCAACCAAAGACTTGGTCTGCCCTGATCACAAGTTTGAAAGAGATTAAACAACTGTCAAAAGTCAGCAAAGAAATTGAACAGGAGTTGAAAG GTGAAATACATGTATGTTCAGCTTCCACTAAGGACTCTAAAGGAGGAGAGATTTCTAGTGACCACCACTACACAG CAACTCCTGGGAAGTATGCAAAGGAAGATGAAAGTTCAGACAGGCATCCCTCTGCCACACAGTGTTCCAAAGTGAGCAGTAATCATACTTTCAACACTGATCCAG ATGAACTCAAAACTTTAAGTGCTGATGCACATATTCACAGCACAGAGGATATGCATCCACCATCAGACGTGATGGAGAATCAAAAAG ACCAGTTTGTCCTGTCATCCTACAACTTGTCTCCAAACATTCACACTACTAGCAAAATTACAGAGCAAG AGCCAAAAATGAAGCAACTTCACAAGCATGTGATCCCAAAGGTTGCAGCAGATTGGAGAACTGTTGCAGAGTTTCTAGAGTTGGAGACCTCAACAATTGATCATGTGGAAGAGAGGTTTAGAAGTGATCCAACAAGATGTTGTGGAGAGGTTTTTAGAAAATGGTTGAAGAGTGAGGAAACACTGGGACCAAAAACCTGGTCTACACTGATAACCACTTTAAGAGAGATTGACCAACTAAAAACAATTACAGAGCAAATTTCTCATGATCTGAAAGTTTATA TAACAACAATGAATGATGAGGTGCAGTGCAAGAAGACAGTTTCTCTGGATGAAAGTTCTCATGATAGTCCAATAAGTGAAAGAGATCACCATATAATGCAGCAATGTAATG CTTCCCAAGATGAGCAGTTTatgaaacacacaaaaacaaaaatcCTCAGCGATACTAATCTAG ATAATAATGAAAAGTCTGTAAAGGATGAAACCACACATGTTATAATGGATCAAA AACCAAAAATGAAAGAACTCAACAACATTGTTGTTCCAAAAATTGCTGCAGATTGGAGAAGATTTGCTGATTCCCTTGAGTTTGAGAGCTGGGTAATAAAGACTATTGATGTCAAATACAGGAACTACCCAGAAGAGTGCTGTGAAGAAGTACTAAGAGACTGGCTGTCTCTTGATCATGGTGTAGGACCTAGAACTTGGTCCACACTATTAAGAGCTCTTAAAGAAACCAGAGGTTGTGCAGCTGTCACTGAACTGATTGAAACTGAAATCAATAGACTATCTTTTTAG